Genomic window (Helianthus annuus cultivar XRQ/B chromosome 3, HanXRQr2.0-SUNRISE, whole genome shotgun sequence):
ATTACAGACGACTCACATTTAATATTGACGTCTCATTTGATTCTTAACAAGTGCTTATAACATTATCGATTTGTTGACACGGTAAGGAACACACCTAACGTGTTTTCTCAATGATGGTAAAAGCCTGAATATTTTTATGATATGTAATTGGTCTTCGTATTTTAAACATGgacaaacaatttttttttgggtGGGATAAGACTCGGAGACCATTAGATTTTGGGTTCGATTCCGACAAAGGTGAGGGGGGGGGGGATTCCCAaattattgggtttcctccttaATTGGTGTTTAGAcgttattgcctagtggagatggatatgatcgggtggttccactCGTGGCACAATGATACTCGAATGGTCtatcagtgatccaaatttgccgttaaaaataGGCTCTCAGCCATAAGGAAGGGTATATTTTACGTCTTGTCTAACTCTTGAAGGATGGGTATGAGATCAAGAATCCAACTTAAGATCACCAGATTAATGAAGTCTAGAAATTAGGTTAATATTACTACTTGTTcaccttttaaaaaaaattgaatccAACTAAAGGGGTATGTGAGATTCTTCGATACATGCTTATACAAACTCAGCAAGGGCGGACATAGAGTGATAGAAGGGGTAACCTTCGTTGCCCCTTGACGTTCCGTTGACGCTTCgatggtagtgtaaattttggaaaaaactgacgttttttcgatttcgttaccccttTTTATTGAAACGTTACCCCTATGCGGATCTTATAGATACGCCACTGATGTTCAGTGTTTGAGTCTAACAACTGGTACTTCCAGGCTATACAGTTCTTGAATTTGATATAACATATCATAAGTTTTATTCACAAAGTCTTTTATCTATAAATTTTTATTCGACTTTCATATATAAAGATTTTAAGTTCTAAGTATCCGGATCACATCAACATTAGTTAAAActttataaaaaaactaaaacaaataattTCAATCAATATATCATACACAAAGTGTGAGGGTGGACGAGCCTTGAACAACAATGAAGTTGACAAGCGTAGTTAAAGAATAAATTCTTGGATAACCATTATGAATGAATAATTGCTAAAgttttacacatttaatcacaACAACTCACAATAATGAACTTTCCATTAGGATTCTCACCAAAATATTATCATATCTATATCTTTTAAACAACATGATGCCCAAGTAATTAAATAATTTGGCGGAGCCAACCCCATCACTTTTCATTGGAGGTTATGGGTTGGAGATTTGGAGTCAAtgcaatttattttattttaggtgAGCAAGTGGTTTTACTATAGTAAGTTTTCGGACGGTGAGTTTTTCTTAAAATGATGGACGGACCTGATCACGACAGATTACGTATTCACATAGTGTGAGTAACCTTTTACCAATGAGTTTGCTCATGTGACAAGACTTATACATTGTACATTGGGTGTTAAAAAAGTTAAATTATTTAatttttcatttattaaaatataatGAATTAGTTgttcaattattattattattatttatttgatcCTATTTGTAGATTTTTATTTCTTTGAATGGTGTATTTGCTGGAGACAGGCTGTCATCAACAAAGCCCCCTCTTGCTCTCTATTTGCTTTGGTCCTCCCCTTACCTTAcgttctctctctctttctctctaggGTTTTCATTCGCGATTTTCATTCAAAATCTGGTTTCAGCTCACTCGATCTGGACTTCGACTTTGCACCGTAAGTTTCTTCGCCATTGATCTGCTTTTATCGCTCGATTTCACCGTCAATTGTTCTGTTTTTCTCGGTTAACTGCTTCGTTTAATGTTTTCTAGGGTTTCCAACTCATATTTGTGCAATTTTGTCTCGATTTCTAGCCGAATTTGTTTAAGTAAGGAGGTTAACTGGTTAAGAGATTGTTGTTTTTTTGATTTTGTGTATTTTGCTGTACTTGTACGGTTTTTTTTGTGTGTAATTTGAATTGCTAATTGAAGAGGTTGTTAATTGAGTTGTTAGCATGTGCTTATTGAACGAAGGATTTAGGTttgaatgtgtgtgtgtgttctatgtGTTTAAGTTTATGAATGTTGAAAGTTTATGAAAAATTAGGGTTAATTGATGCAAGTTATCCTGTTTGGTGAGTTAACTAGTTGATAATTGTACAGATTATTGGTTAATATGTTGAGCTTTTTACAGATTTTATTTTCCTTCAACAATTTATCATTTGCTCTTGTTAGTGAATGTTGCTAGCCATGAGAAATTCCTGCCTGATGTTGATTATATGGAACCTTATTGGTCTTAGGTGTCCTTGAATTTAATTACAGTATATCGTTTTGTCTGCAACCTTAGTTTAAGAGCGCTCTTGTGGCGCGGTGGTTAATGCTTCTGACTGCATTGATTGCATGAGGCAACCGACGCGCTATGCGGAGCGCCGCCTATTGTATATGGGCAAATTATGTGTTTCTTTAAGGCTGTGCATATAACGTTTAATAGGTTATATACGGAAGTTATTTGCATAATAAATCTTTTAAAGATGTTTTCCTTTTATTGATAAGTCCATAACTATCAGTGCAGGCGGTGATCGTTATATCTGTCAAGTTATCCGGAGGTTTATTCCGACAGAATCAACCCTCAAGTGGCCATCTTGAATAGTCGGTTTGCCGAAGCTTTGAAAATCGATACCATTAAGTGTATGCTGGTATCCAAAAACTATTTTTCTCTTCGAGATATGATTAAACTCTGTCTTATTCATGTAGCTTGAACTCCAAGTTACCTGGGGTTTTTATGTATCCATGCTGTCGGAGAGCATGCGTGGAATCTGTCTTTTGGGTGATGCCCCTGACAAAATTAGTTGCTGATGCACTTGGTGTCGTCACAATATCACTCGTAGCTGTTTTGGGTCTTATCGGTTTCCTCTGCATCTTATACTCGTTCTACTTCCGATCTCACATTCGCGGTCAAGGGTATAACCGTCTTGGATATTTTGCGGGCCCGTGGGTCATCCGCGTCATTTTCATATTATTTTCAATTTGGTGGGGTTTTGGAGAGATTTTACGCCTTGAGTTTCTTCGACAAGACGGTCGCGTATTACGTACGCTTAACTCAAAATGGCAAGATATGGTTTGCAAATGCTACATCATGTCAAACCTAGGGTTTGCGGAACCGTGTTTATTCCTCACCCTCGTGTTTCTTCTTCGTGCATCATTACAAAAAACCGAGTCGGGCCCGTTGAGTCAAAACTGGAATTTCAAAACTGCCGTTTACGTTCTTCTATGTTGCTCGCCTATGTTTGCCCTTCAGTTAACGGTTGTTCTAGTCGGACCGCACTATAAAACCGACATGCATGTGCACACAAACAAATGGAGAAAGTTTTTCAGAATTACGTCTCATAAGCAAAACGAAGTGGCCCGTTGTTATTATCCGTTAATGAGTACCATCTTTCTTGGTGTTTTTGCCACCATGTTGACTCTCTATTTGTTCTTGCTCGGGAGGCGAATATTAAGTTTGGTTATAAGTAAAGGGTTGCAGAAACGCGTTCTCATATTAATAATTTCCATTTCTAGTTTCTTCCTGTTACGGGTTCTGTTACTCAGTCTATCCGTTTTCTCAAACCCCGGTGAAACCGTTTTTGAAGTTCTCGCATTCTTGGCGTTTCTTTCGCTTCTATGTTGTTCCGGGATCGGTGTTTGTATGCTTGTTTACTTCCCGATCGCGGATTCATTGGCGTTGAAGACTTTACAAGATTTAGAGGATAGGAGAAGGATTATCGAAGAACACAATGACACTCTTTCTCTAATTGCTAACCAAAGCCCTCTCGATGATCGCGATCGTGATAATTTGGGAAAGCAGGGGTCAATATCGTTTCGTGCAACGGAGATGAATGATCGGGATCGGTCGGGAGGGTTTGTGGAACTGAGTTTATTTTCGCCTAGTCAGCATTCGACTCCGGTGGGTTCACCTCAGATACTGGGCTGGCCTATGCTCCCCTCGGACGCAACCTGAATGAAAAAAAGGCTCAATTTTGTGGTAAATCAACAGTTTGTAAAGGGTTTTTAGACTTCTTAATAAGGATtgctgtttttatttttattttttttttgttttatttgttttggaGATTTGAGATATGTATGTTGGTTTGGCTGAAAATCCACCTTGTTTTTGTTTGGTGGGAATTATGATATGTATCTCATTACATTATGCAACTATAAACCCTTGTGAAATTTCTTCTTTCTAGTTACAATAGTTGGTGCATTCTGTTTATGATTTTTGGACCTGCGGCTTTCAGTTTTGTGTTATTGTAATGAAAATATATAACCAAATATTAGGTGTGTTGTTGAAACCGGTTAAACCGAATCAAATTCAATACGGGTTGATTCACAGTTCATTACTTTGAAAACGGGTTTAAGGATTCAACTAACGGGTTATAGTTTTATATTATAAGTTGATAAAAATAAAGGATGATCCATAGACGTTTTAAGCACACTGCCTCACAATTGAAAACGAACTTGTTTGAGGGAAATTGTGTCGGGTTGATAGATTTTGAGTTGATAGATTTTGAATTGACGTGTTGAAGCTTCTACCCATACATGACTCATATTTTTATTCATGTCAAAGACGTCAACCGTAATCTACATACACGTGAGATCTACTTACACTTGCACTTGAGATCATGCAACAAAAATATGATAATTTATTGGGGAGATAAATGCTCGGATAGCCCCCATGGTTTGTTCATTTTCACATTTAGTtcataactttctaaaattacacctatagtccctaagtttttgaatttcgttcccggatagtgtGGATGGGAGTTAGTTTTTGTGTTAGGTgtgtgtgaaatgacaaaaatatccTTCTTAtcaaattaataactaaaaagttaaaagaagtataattaatattttacatTTTATTTGAGACCCACCACCCGCCCTATCCCTTAATTAATATATATCATATCTCTTGTCAATTGTGTATATAGTTCAATATATATATGGCTTTAATTTGTTTTTCTGTTAGTTGTGAATCACCGGAAcagataataaaaatgaaaattctaaCTTATGCAGGATGTTGCGGTCAAGGTATTTACATATCAAGAGTTTTCAGatgatggcggcggtggtgaTTACGGTGAAGTGGGGGGAGGGGGtgtagatggtggtggtggttgaaggTGGAGATGATGGTGGTGTAGAGTTGGGAAGATGAAGTGGGTAGAGTGGGTGGAGTGGGTGGTGGGTTCAacataaattataaaatattaattatatttcttttaattttttagttattaatttgacagaaagggtatttttgtcatttcacacgcaCCTAACACCAAAAACCAACCTctatccactccagggactatccggggaacgaaattcaaaaacttggggactataggtgtaattttagaaagctagggactaaagatgaaaatgggcaaaccatagggactatctgCGTATTTTTCTCTTTAttgggatattggatttaaataaccacAACTTTCACCAATCGGCCGATAACACTCCCAACGTTTAACTTGTTTTCCTCTGACACTTCCTAATTAACTGAACCCTAACCCACTTAGCTGATGTCAGATGTCACGTCATCAAAAATGCCACGTCCGCTGCCACATTAGCATCTACGTCATAAAAAAATGCCACATCAGATGCCACGTCatatgccacatcagcaaaaaggGGTCACATCAAATGCCACATCAACAAATACTAACTGGGTTAGGCTTCAGTTAGTTAGGGagttgaagaaacactagatagcACTAAGCCATTTTGCCAGATTGTCTCATGTATGTTGGTTCAATCTCCTTCCTTTACTCGACAAATGACTGGATTTTTCTTAATGATTCTGCAAAACGAACAACACCGGTAACTCACTACAAGGAGGAGAAGATGGGGGGTTCTCCTTTTAACCACCATCCAACGTAAGAATAAGCAATCTTTTTAATGATAAAGTATGTGTATAGAGTGAGAGAGCAAGAGAACCGATCCTTAAACCTGGAggttgagccttctatttatagccggagaatTGTAAAGGAGAAGGACTACCAGCTGTCCGACAAGGAGGAATATCCATTCTGTTCCCTCTGACGTAACCGGGCTTGGTACTGTACTGAAGGTGACGTGGCGTATGGATATTCGCTCCAGCTTAGCGTCCTTTTGTACCTGTTGTCGGTCTGTCCCATGAAGATCTTGTGACATGTGTTGGCGCCTTGTAATTGGTGCCACCTGTCGTCCTTTCCTGTTTGCTAGGAGCATCTTTCTATCACCAGGTGTTTCCTTCTAGAAACTTCTAGATCTCCTTGTGTGGCGAGATCGCATGTCTGGAGTAGTGTGGTCCCGTTAACACGTGTCTGTGTGTGgtttgggaccatacctcttcaagtcccccagtccagtgtggCTTTCAGATGATTTTATCAGCTGTGAGCGATTCTGGACTCATAAAGTGTTTTTGTGTTTGAGGGGTATGTGCTCAAGTTAGTTGGATTAACATGTGCGACCGGCGTACAGTAATGAGCCAAACTAGCGTATGGGATTTGGCGTACAGAAGTGAGCCAGATCGGTGCATGGGATTTGGCGTACAGAAGTGAGCCAGATCGGCGCATGGAATTTGGCGGAAGTTTCTTCAAGGTGAAGTTTTCTTGCTAAGGGTGCATGTTGTTGGTTGGTGAGATTGATGTCTGACATTTGTCATTGTAACTCTGCTAGTTGAGGTGGTTGTTGCATTAGGGAGTGGAGCAGTCACCCTTTGAAGGGGTACG
Coding sequences:
- the LOC110929055 gene encoding uncharacterized protein LOC110929055; this encodes MYPCCRRACVESVFWVMPLTKLVADALGVVTISLVAVLGLIGFLCILYSFYFRSHIRGQGYNRLGYFAGPWVIRVIFILFSIWWGFGEILRLEFLRQDGRVLRTLNSKWQDMVCKCYIMSNLGFAEPCLFLTLVFLLRASLQKTESGPLSQNWNFKTAVYVLLCCSPMFALQLTVVLVGPHYKTDMHVHTNKWRKFFRITSHKQNEVARCYYPLMSTIFLGVFATMLTLYLFLLGRRILSLVISKGLQKRVLILIISISSFFLLRVLLLSLSVFSNPGETVFEVLAFLAFLSLLCCSGIGVCMLVYFPIADSLALKTLQDLEDRRRIIEEHNDTLSLIANQSPLDDRDRDNLGKQGSISFRATEMNDRDRSGGFVELSLFSPSQHSTPVGSPQILGWPMLPSDAT